One part of the Anaeromyxobacter sp. Fw109-5 genome encodes these proteins:
- a CDS encoding response regulator, producing MSDLLERVWPVFEAETREQVQALAAGVLELEAAPSPDAVMPLRRIAHTLKGTAASLGLHDIEQAAHAVEDVLVLADGDRGLPAGAVEAVLRAARAVEEALTSPTPGRIADMAEVLARLAAVSDGRAPAPLAPEPGEGRSAELDVLAAELSSICVVDGAERAAHAARARAVAERLEGALRGRAGELAGRVARSVGELEADGADVARAVARAAAELVELRAALVATSVAGPRGDAPDGGASRPRKGEDRVVRVDASRLDTVSAEVDQLVVGVSRRERRGRDLERMAQALREALLLVQRGLDEAGIPHETRPRALDEGVDRIRTHAADVGRAARELRREAERERLSAHALRDTLQELRMVPAESALLALRPTVREVAARLGKHVSLRLEGGEVRLDRRVLDELKGPLLHLVRNALDHGIEPPEARRAAGKPAEALLAVRVEPRGDRVLVTVRDDGAGLSPERLRAAAVQRGDVTAAEAARLSDADALRLAFRSGISTAAEITELSGRGVGLDVVAEAVRRLGGGVDVASERGRGASFVIDVPLTIAGTTGLLFRAGGGLALLSADAIERVLLVGPGDLGTVAGHVMVCVDGDQIPFAPLAQVVGASGSARPSETAVALLVASGGRRAALAVDEVLGEQAIVVSSLGRRMSTAPHIAGAAVLDDGRVVAVLQPAHLVGTAPIPEEAKGPSPRRIVVADDSLGTRSAVKAILEIAGFVVLPAADGEEALALARDPGCDLVVTDVQMPRLDGVSLTRRLRADPKLSHVPVVLVTSLDAPEDRAAGLAAGADGYLVKRDVQRGKLLDLVRQLLPA from the coding sequence GTGTCGGATCTCCTCGAGCGCGTTTGGCCCGTCTTCGAGGCCGAGACCCGCGAGCAGGTTCAGGCGCTCGCCGCCGGCGTGCTGGAGCTCGAGGCGGCGCCGTCGCCCGACGCGGTGATGCCGCTCCGCCGCATCGCCCACACCTTGAAGGGGACGGCGGCGAGCCTGGGGCTCCATGACATCGAGCAGGCCGCCCACGCGGTCGAGGACGTGCTCGTGCTCGCCGACGGCGACCGCGGCCTGCCCGCCGGAGCGGTGGAGGCCGTGCTGCGCGCGGCCCGCGCGGTCGAGGAGGCGCTGACCTCGCCCACGCCCGGCCGGATCGCCGACATGGCCGAGGTCCTCGCCCGCCTGGCAGCCGTGAGCGACGGGCGCGCGCCCGCGCCGCTGGCGCCGGAGCCCGGCGAGGGCCGCTCCGCCGAGCTGGACGTGCTCGCCGCGGAGCTCTCCTCGATCTGCGTCGTCGACGGCGCCGAGCGCGCCGCGCACGCCGCACGCGCGCGCGCCGTCGCGGAGCGGCTGGAGGGCGCGCTGCGCGGGCGGGCGGGGGAGCTGGCGGGGCGAGTGGCGCGCAGCGTCGGCGAGCTGGAGGCGGACGGCGCCGACGTCGCCCGCGCGGTCGCCCGCGCGGCCGCCGAGCTGGTGGAGCTCCGCGCCGCCCTGGTGGCCACCTCCGTCGCCGGGCCGCGCGGTGACGCGCCGGACGGCGGAGCCTCGCGCCCGAGGAAGGGCGAGGACCGCGTGGTCCGCGTGGACGCGAGCCGCCTGGACACGGTGTCCGCCGAGGTGGACCAGCTCGTCGTCGGCGTCTCTCGCCGCGAGCGGCGTGGGCGCGACCTGGAGCGGATGGCGCAGGCGCTGCGCGAGGCGCTCCTGCTCGTGCAGCGCGGGCTCGACGAGGCGGGGATCCCGCACGAGACCCGGCCGCGCGCGCTCGACGAGGGCGTCGACCGGATCCGCACCCACGCGGCGGACGTCGGCCGCGCCGCTCGCGAGCTCCGGCGCGAGGCGGAGCGCGAGCGGCTCTCGGCCCACGCGCTGCGGGACACGCTGCAGGAGCTGCGCATGGTCCCCGCGGAGTCGGCGCTGCTGGCGCTGCGGCCCACCGTGCGGGAGGTGGCCGCGCGGCTCGGCAAGCACGTCTCGCTGCGGCTCGAGGGGGGCGAGGTCCGCCTCGACCGGCGCGTGCTCGACGAGCTCAAGGGACCGCTCCTGCACCTCGTGCGCAACGCCCTCGATCACGGGATCGAGCCCCCCGAGGCGCGGCGCGCGGCGGGCAAGCCGGCCGAGGCGCTCCTCGCGGTGCGGGTCGAGCCGCGCGGCGATCGTGTGCTCGTCACGGTCCGTGACGACGGCGCGGGGCTCTCGCCCGAGCGGCTGCGGGCCGCCGCCGTGCAGCGCGGCGACGTGACCGCAGCGGAGGCGGCGCGCCTGAGCGACGCGGACGCCCTCCGCCTCGCCTTCCGGTCGGGCATCTCCACCGCCGCCGAGATCACGGAGCTGTCGGGGCGGGGCGTCGGCCTCGACGTGGTCGCCGAGGCGGTGCGCCGCCTGGGCGGAGGGGTGGACGTCGCGAGCGAGCGCGGCCGCGGCGCGTCCTTCGTGATCGACGTGCCGCTCACCATCGCAGGCACCACCGGCCTGCTGTTCCGCGCGGGCGGCGGGCTGGCGCTCCTCTCCGCCGACGCCATCGAGCGGGTCCTGCTCGTGGGCCCGGGCGACCTCGGGACGGTCGCCGGACACGTGATGGTCTGCGTCGACGGCGACCAGATCCCGTTCGCGCCGCTGGCGCAGGTCGTCGGGGCGAGCGGCTCGGCGAGGCCCTCGGAGACGGCCGTCGCGCTGCTCGTGGCCTCCGGCGGGCGAAGGGCGGCCCTGGCCGTCGACGAGGTGCTCGGCGAGCAGGCCATCGTGGTGAGCTCGCTGGGACGGCGGATGTCCACGGCGCCCCACATCGCGGGCGCGGCGGTGCTGGACGACGGCCGCGTGGTGGCGGTGCTCCAGCCGGCGCACCTCGTGGGGACGGCGCCGATCCCGGAGGAGGCGAAGGGGCCGTCGCCGAGGCGCATCGTCGTCGCCGACGACTCGCTGGGCACGCGCTCGGCGGTGAAGGCGATCCTCGAGATCGCCGGCTTCGTGGTGCTCCCGGCCGCCGACGGCGAGGAGGCGCTCGCGCTCGCCCGAGATCCCGGCTGCGATCTCGTCGTGACCGACGTCCAGATGCCGCGCCTCGACGGAGTGAGCCTGACCCGGCGGCTGAGGGCGGACCCGAAGCTCTCGCACGTGCCCGTGGTCCTCGTGACCTCGCTGGACGCGCCCGAGGATCGCGCCGCGGGGCTCGCCGCCGGCGCCGACGGCTACCTCGTGAAGCGCGACGTGCAGCGCGGGAAGCTGCTGGACCTCGTCCGGCAGCTGCTCCCCGCATGA
- a CDS encoding chemotaxis protein CheW gives MSAKETRAADPAATDEGSEAILRERARELALAREEERADVRVILPFEVAGDRYAVEVVRVHQVLDASRVHPLLGAPRGVIGAIVGRTRPVPVLDLRSLLGLEGGGLSDLQRVVVVDDEGDLFGLAVERVGRRVEVPLSDLRAPEAGPFAWVTPDRCAVLDPSRLGAARERS, from the coding sequence GTGAGCGCGAAGGAGACGCGCGCGGCGGACCCCGCCGCGACGGACGAGGGCTCCGAGGCGATCCTCCGTGAGCGCGCCCGGGAGCTGGCGCTGGCCCGCGAGGAGGAGCGCGCGGACGTCCGCGTGATCCTGCCGTTCGAGGTGGCGGGAGATCGCTACGCGGTGGAGGTGGTCCGGGTCCATCAGGTCCTCGACGCCAGCCGCGTCCACCCGCTGCTCGGCGCGCCGCGCGGGGTGATCGGCGCGATCGTGGGGCGTACTCGCCCGGTGCCGGTGCTCGATCTCCGCTCGCTGCTCGGCCTCGAGGGCGGCGGCCTCTCGGATCTGCAGCGGGTGGTCGTGGTCGACGACGAGGGCGACCTGTTCGGCCTCGCCGTGGAGCGGGTGGGCCGACGGGTCGAGGTGCCGCTCTCCGACCTGCGCGCGCCGGAGGCGGGACCGTTCGCCTGGGTGACGCCCGATCGCTGCGCCGTCCTCGATCCTTCGCGCCTCGGCGCGGCGCGCGAGAGGAGCTGA
- a CDS encoding PleD family two-component system response regulator, whose protein sequence is MKVLIVDDTHTLRSLVQIYLIAQGWEFAEACDGAEGLARARELRPDVVISDVNMPVMDGFELCAAMRSDPALRRIPVVLLTMRGDDASRQRGELVGASAFLTKPVSPLQLRDAVRKVTAARTTAAKVAAAKGGQ, encoded by the coding sequence ATGAAGGTGCTCATCGTCGACGACACCCACACCCTCCGCTCGCTCGTGCAGATCTACCTGATCGCCCAGGGCTGGGAGTTCGCGGAGGCGTGCGACGGCGCGGAGGGGCTCGCCAGGGCGCGCGAGCTCCGCCCGGACGTGGTGATCTCGGACGTGAACATGCCGGTGATGGACGGCTTCGAGCTGTGCGCCGCCATGCGCAGCGATCCGGCCCTCCGCCGGATCCCGGTGGTGCTCCTGACGATGCGCGGGGACGACGCGTCGCGCCAGCGTGGCGAGCTCGTCGGCGCCAGCGCGTTCCTGACCAAGCCCGTGTCGCCGCTCCAGCTGCGGGACGCCGTCCGCAAGGTGACGGCGGCCAGGACGACGGCGGCGAAGGTGGCGGCGGCGAAGGGGGGCCAGTGA
- a CDS encoding methyl-accepting chemotaxis protein, producing the protein MNRTESPTGHPRRPRPGLSLRWGILLVGSSGLAAGVAASRLAGGGGALVLALALAGAAVFGAATLLARPAERLAEAARAAARGDLGRPVEAEGPAEVLRTGLHLEDLRQSLHGVLGELAKASAQLGADSGALLEGVSRQAELAARQSAAVAETSTTAAEIAQTARAAALHAEEVVEVAQRSEELSADGQQVLERTVETIRSLAGQVQALSRAIADQARRSRHIGEIVAGLKDLAEQTNLLALNASIEAVKAGDRGRGFSVVAVEMGNLAEQSTSAAGDVRSILAEIEKGTHAAMGVAEEGTRRAQGAMELAAEASKAISGLTRAIRDSSLSARQIANNTRQQGIGVEQIVAAIADLSAASEEATAGTRVVERATASLSALAGRLDEATARYRDGERA; encoded by the coding sequence GTGAACCGGACGGAGAGTCCGACTGGACATCCACGCCGCCCGCGGCCTGGGCTTTCGCTGCGCTGGGGCATCCTGCTCGTCGGCTCGTCGGGCCTCGCCGCGGGCGTGGCGGCGTCCCGGCTCGCGGGCGGGGGCGGAGCCCTCGTCCTCGCCCTCGCGCTCGCGGGCGCGGCGGTGTTCGGCGCCGCCACGCTCCTCGCGCGGCCGGCGGAGCGCCTCGCGGAGGCGGCCCGGGCCGCTGCACGAGGAGACCTCGGCCGCCCCGTCGAGGCAGAGGGCCCTGCCGAGGTGCTGCGCACGGGCCTTCACCTCGAGGACCTGCGCCAGTCGCTGCACGGCGTGCTCGGCGAGCTGGCGAAGGCGTCGGCGCAGCTCGGCGCCGACTCGGGCGCGCTCCTCGAGGGCGTGTCCCGGCAGGCCGAGCTGGCCGCCCGTCAGTCGGCGGCCGTGGCCGAGACGAGCACCACCGCGGCGGAGATCGCGCAGACCGCGCGGGCGGCGGCGCTCCACGCCGAGGAGGTGGTCGAGGTCGCGCAGCGGTCGGAGGAGCTCTCCGCGGACGGGCAGCAGGTGCTCGAACGCACCGTGGAGACCATCCGCAGCCTCGCCGGCCAGGTCCAGGCGCTCTCGCGCGCCATCGCCGACCAGGCGCGGAGGTCGCGGCACATCGGCGAGATCGTGGCCGGCCTGAAGGACCTCGCCGAGCAGACGAACCTCCTCGCGCTGAACGCCTCCATCGAGGCGGTCAAGGCGGGCGATCGCGGGCGCGGCTTCTCCGTGGTCGCGGTCGAGATGGGCAACCTGGCGGAGCAGTCCACCTCCGCGGCAGGCGACGTCCGCAGCATCCTCGCCGAGATCGAGAAGGGCACGCACGCGGCGATGGGCGTGGCCGAGGAGGGGACGCGCCGCGCGCAGGGCGCCATGGAGCTCGCCGCGGAGGCGTCGAAGGCGATCTCCGGGCTCACCCGCGCGATCCGCGACTCCTCGCTGTCCGCGCGCCAGATCGCCAACAACACGCGGCAGCAGGGCATCGGCGTCGAGCAGATCGTGGCGGCGATCGCGGACCTGTCCGCCGCCTCCGAGGAGGCGACGGCCGGGACGCGGGTCGTGGAGCGCGCCACCGCGAGCCTCTCCGCGCTCGCCGGCCGGCTGGACGAGGCGACGGCGCGCTACCGGGACGGGGAGCGCGCATGA
- a CDS encoding chemotaxis protein CheW has product MSTRPGAGDTSEAGAQRRSLLRELRAIEREYQRLRAGLVALGPGERLPGVYVIAAVAGGRLLLPAARIAELARRVAVDRVPGAASWTLGSFVWRGRPALAVDLGERLGRAPVRSRDAMMAILDGAPTVALVIDDVLGLAEDPVLADGGAEEGAASRLLLGACTVEDEAVPVLAPELLEREVLETS; this is encoded by the coding sequence ATGAGTACGAGGCCTGGAGCGGGCGACACGAGCGAGGCCGGCGCGCAGCGCCGCTCGCTCCTGCGGGAGCTCCGCGCGATCGAGCGTGAGTATCAGCGCCTTCGCGCGGGGCTCGTGGCGCTCGGCCCGGGAGAGCGGCTGCCCGGGGTGTACGTCATCGCCGCCGTCGCGGGCGGGAGGTTGCTCCTCCCGGCCGCGCGCATCGCCGAGCTCGCCCGGCGGGTCGCCGTCGACCGCGTCCCTGGTGCGGCGTCCTGGACGCTGGGGAGCTTCGTATGGCGAGGCCGCCCCGCGCTCGCGGTCGACCTCGGCGAGCGGCTCGGCCGGGCGCCGGTGCGCTCTCGCGATGCGATGATGGCGATCCTCGACGGGGCGCCCACCGTGGCGCTGGTCATCGACGACGTCCTCGGCCTCGCCGAGGACCCCGTCCTCGCCGACGGTGGCGCCGAGGAGGGCGCCGCGTCGCGCCTCCTCCTCGGGGCCTGCACGGTGGAGGACGAGGCCGTGCCGGTCCTCGCTCCGGAGCTGCTGGAGCGCGAAGTGCTGGAGACGTCTTGA
- a CDS encoding phosphate/phosphite/phosphonate ABC transporter substrate-binding protein encodes MVRKKRALVAATAALLAGVVATARTARAEETVYDFGVLPQVATAKVAEQWVPFLDKVSEMSGVKLRFVTAPSISEFGTRAKAGAYAFYYHNTLAYVQQDDQYSAFAREVGAKTVGVLVVAKDSKLSKLADLKGATVAIPSAGSFGAAVLPLFAIQKEGGLELQKDFKVVVAGSHEAGYQAVLQGKAVASGGLTRTFELLPKETRSKLRVLYTTKAYSPLPFAARKDVPADAVAKVQKALASFAKDPANQRMLEALNMKTGFEAAKPSDWDDVRHARDELLRVTKAITAK; translated from the coding sequence ATGGTTCGGAAGAAGAGGGCTCTCGTCGCCGCGACCGCGGCGCTGCTCGCGGGCGTCGTGGCGACGGCCCGCACCGCCCGCGCGGAGGAGACCGTCTACGACTTCGGGGTCCTCCCCCAGGTCGCGACGGCGAAGGTCGCGGAGCAGTGGGTGCCGTTCCTCGACAAGGTGAGCGAGATGTCGGGCGTGAAGCTGCGCTTCGTGACCGCCCCCAGCATCTCGGAGTTCGGGACCCGGGCGAAGGCGGGAGCGTACGCGTTCTACTACCACAACACCCTCGCCTACGTTCAGCAGGACGATCAGTACAGCGCGTTCGCGCGCGAGGTCGGCGCCAAGACGGTGGGCGTGCTCGTGGTCGCCAAGGACAGCAAGCTCTCCAAGCTCGCGGACCTGAAGGGCGCGACCGTCGCGATCCCGAGCGCCGGCTCGTTCGGCGCCGCCGTGCTCCCGCTCTTCGCCATCCAGAAGGAGGGCGGGCTGGAGCTCCAGAAGGACTTCAAGGTCGTCGTGGCGGGCTCGCACGAGGCGGGCTACCAGGCGGTCCTGCAGGGCAAGGCCGTGGCCTCCGGCGGCCTGACGCGGACCTTCGAGCTCCTCCCCAAGGAGACGCGCTCCAAGCTCCGCGTGCTCTACACCACCAAGGCGTACTCGCCGCTGCCGTTCGCCGCGCGCAAGGACGTGCCGGCGGACGCGGTCGCCAAGGTCCAGAAGGCGCTCGCCTCGTTCGCGAAGGACCCGGCCAACCAGCGCATGCTCGAGGCGCTCAACATGAAGACCGGGTTCGAGGCCGCGAAGCCGTCGGACTGGGACGACGTCCGCCACGCGCGCGACGAGCTCCTCCGCGTGACGAAGGCGATCACCGCGAAGTGA
- a CDS encoding methyl-accepting chemotaxis protein has protein sequence MQTEASTSGRDAPRRRLEAGAGKARFGLSLKIVAIAGVSTALVAIILALSFGHEVEKLLEQELTSRGRLATLTVANTSANFIFAQDVTGLEALTAATLADVPGAAYVIVRDERGRALAEAVKEGLGPARPTPTRVEELDLGSRLLERTLDVGGKEMLHVVALVTFKSKSDAQYLDPLGLEEGLGAGAAGDSGVKVLGSVELGFAYADLRSQIATATRRSGGLALVVLIGCLVAIFPIARFTTRPLSDLSRAALGIAQGDLRQDVARNGRDEVADLARSFGRMVEGLQAMLRELKEASAVLAQESDAMLGAATRQAAMAAQQSAAVAEMNASTQEIAQTSTAAIEQADRVIAVTQTAEESSRAGEGIVEEAVGSTNQVEQHVSGIADRLGALSTRVGEIGDIIGKVKDLALRSNVLALNAAIQAARTGETGASFSVIAREMRTLAEQSSATAGEVPKLLGEIAEASESASAATQQGSDKARSTAALARRAGETIGNLANVCRESAGAARQIAESSRQQAGGVNEIVGALAQLAQAAEGNVAGSEETRRAAERLKAVSGRLTDLVQRYRN, from the coding sequence ATGCAGACAGAGGCGAGCACGTCGGGGCGCGATGCTCCTCGCCGGAGGCTCGAGGCGGGCGCCGGGAAGGCGCGGTTCGGGCTCAGCCTCAAGATCGTGGCGATCGCCGGGGTCTCCACCGCGCTCGTGGCGATCATCCTCGCGCTCTCCTTCGGGCACGAGGTGGAGAAGCTGCTCGAGCAGGAGCTCACCAGCCGCGGGCGCCTCGCGACCCTGACCGTCGCGAACACCTCCGCGAACTTCATCTTCGCGCAGGACGTGACGGGGCTCGAGGCCCTCACGGCGGCGACGCTCGCGGACGTGCCCGGCGCCGCGTACGTCATCGTCCGCGACGAGCGCGGCCGGGCGCTCGCCGAGGCGGTGAAGGAGGGACTCGGCCCGGCGCGTCCCACCCCGACCAGGGTGGAGGAGCTCGATCTCGGGAGCCGCCTCCTCGAACGCACGCTGGACGTGGGCGGCAAGGAGATGCTGCACGTCGTCGCGCTCGTGACGTTCAAGAGCAAGTCCGACGCGCAGTACCTCGATCCCCTCGGGCTCGAGGAGGGCCTGGGCGCCGGCGCGGCCGGGGACTCCGGGGTGAAGGTGCTCGGCTCGGTGGAGCTCGGGTTCGCCTACGCGGACCTGCGGAGCCAGATCGCCACCGCGACCCGCAGATCGGGGGGGCTCGCGCTCGTGGTCCTGATCGGCTGCCTCGTCGCGATCTTCCCCATCGCGCGCTTCACCACGAGGCCGCTCTCGGACCTCTCCCGCGCGGCGCTCGGGATCGCGCAGGGAGACCTGCGGCAGGACGTGGCGCGCAACGGGAGAGACGAGGTCGCCGACCTCGCCCGCAGCTTCGGACGGATGGTCGAGGGCCTCCAGGCCATGCTCCGCGAGCTCAAGGAGGCCTCCGCGGTGCTGGCGCAGGAGTCCGACGCCATGCTGGGCGCCGCCACGCGGCAGGCGGCCATGGCCGCGCAGCAGTCGGCCGCCGTCGCCGAGATGAACGCCTCGACGCAGGAGATCGCGCAGACCTCGACCGCCGCCATCGAGCAGGCCGACCGGGTGATCGCCGTCACGCAGACGGCCGAGGAGTCGTCGCGCGCCGGCGAGGGGATCGTCGAGGAGGCGGTGGGGAGCACGAACCAGGTCGAGCAGCACGTCTCCGGCATCGCCGACCGGCTCGGCGCGCTCTCGACGCGGGTCGGGGAGATCGGCGACATCATCGGCAAGGTCAAGGACCTCGCCCTCCGCTCGAACGTGCTGGCGCTGAACGCCGCCATCCAGGCGGCGCGAACCGGAGAGACCGGCGCGAGCTTCTCGGTCATCGCCCGCGAGATGCGGACGCTGGCCGAGCAGTCCAGCGCCACCGCCGGCGAGGTGCCGAAGCTCCTGGGCGAGATCGCGGAGGCCAGCGAGTCCGCCTCCGCCGCCACGCAGCAGGGCAGCGACAAGGCCCGCTCCACCGCGGCGCTGGCGCGGCGCGCGGGGGAGACCATCGGGAACCTCGCGAACGTCTGCCGCGAGTCCGCCGGCGCGGCGCGGCAGATCGCGGAGAGCTCACGACAGCAGGCCGGGGGCGTGAACGAGATCGTCGGCGCGCTCGCGCAGCTCGCGCAGGCCGCCGAGGGGAACGTGGCTGGGAGTGAGGAGACGAGGCGGGCGGCGGAGCGGCTCAAGGCCGTCTCCGGCCGGCTCACCGACCTCGTGCAGCGCTACCGCAACTGA
- a CDS encoding TetR/AcrR family transcriptional regulator: MTISPARSRKPAEDRRRDIADAALRVIADDGLGRFTALAIARQVGVSDAALFRHFPNKEAIVLAAIERVEELLLDTFPPPGGDPLLRLGTFFRRRVSVIRSRPGIARLFASEELSRAAPPEGVARLATLRQRSMSFVGACVAEAAASGILARGVAAEEAALVVLGALLALAHSGAVPPGDSGDLPERVWRTLERFLRGPARPRHVARRPPRSEGRRTRSPKQR; this comes from the coding sequence ATGACGATCAGCCCCGCACGCTCGCGCAAGCCCGCCGAGGATCGGCGCCGCGACATCGCCGACGCGGCGCTCCGCGTGATCGCCGACGACGGGCTCGGTCGCTTCACGGCGCTCGCCATCGCGCGCCAGGTCGGGGTCTCGGACGCCGCGCTGTTCCGGCACTTCCCGAACAAGGAGGCCATCGTCCTCGCCGCCATCGAGCGGGTGGAGGAGCTGCTCCTCGACACCTTCCCGCCGCCGGGCGGCGACCCGCTGCTTCGGCTCGGCACCTTCTTCCGCCGGCGCGTGAGCGTGATCCGCTCCCGGCCCGGGATCGCGCGCCTCTTCGCCTCGGAGGAGCTGTCCCGCGCCGCGCCGCCCGAGGGCGTCGCGCGCCTCGCGACGCTGCGCCAGCGCTCCATGAGCTTCGTCGGGGCGTGCGTGGCGGAGGCGGCCGCGAGCGGGATCCTCGCCCGCGGCGTCGCCGCCGAAGAGGCGGCGCTGGTGGTGCTCGGCGCGCTCCTCGCGCTCGCGCACTCCGGCGCGGTCCCGCCCGGCGACTCGGGCGATCTGCCCGAGCGCGTCTGGCGGACCCTGGAGCGCTTCCTCCGCGGGCCTGCCCGCCCGCGGCACGTGGCCCGCCGTCCGCCGCGCTCCGAAGGACGGCGAACCCGTTCCCCCAAGCAGAGGTGA
- a CDS encoding DUF6448 family protein codes for MTNTKLLLTLAVSALLSPALARAHCDTLDGPVVVAARSALESGQLNPVLAWVQPGGEAEIREAFAKARAARKAGKEAREVADRWFFETVVRVHRAGEGAPYTGLKAAGQVEPAVAVVDEAIGKGDPARIDALLRGAVHQGLEARWSRLAAEKPPAGDLAAGRRWVAAYVPFVHWVEAVHAAASGPDTHGEIGAAKGAVDVGHAHRPAEPAHGAAPQHAH; via the coding sequence ATGACGAACACGAAGCTGCTCCTGACGCTCGCAGTGTCCGCCCTCCTCTCCCCCGCCCTGGCCCGCGCTCACTGCGACACGCTGGACGGGCCAGTGGTGGTCGCCGCCCGCTCCGCGCTGGAGTCGGGCCAGCTGAACCCGGTGCTGGCCTGGGTCCAGCCGGGCGGTGAGGCCGAGATCCGCGAGGCGTTCGCAAAGGCCCGCGCCGCCCGGAAGGCCGGCAAGGAGGCCCGCGAGGTGGCGGACCGCTGGTTCTTCGAGACGGTCGTGCGCGTGCACCGCGCCGGCGAAGGCGCGCCCTACACCGGCCTGAAGGCCGCGGGCCAGGTGGAGCCCGCCGTGGCGGTGGTGGACGAGGCGATCGGCAAGGGCGATCCCGCGCGCATCGACGCGCTCCTCCGCGGTGCGGTGCACCAGGGGCTCGAGGCGCGGTGGAGCCGGCTCGCCGCCGAGAAGCCGCCCGCGGGCGACCTCGCCGCTGGGCGCCGCTGGGTGGCCGCCTACGTCCCGTTCGTCCACTGGGTCGAGGCGGTGCACGCCGCGGCGTCCGGGCCGGACACGCACGGCGAGATCGGCGCCGCGAAGGGCGCCGTCGACGTCGGGCACGCCCACCGCCCGGCCGAGCCGGCCCACGGCGCCGCGCCGCAGCACGCGCACTAG
- a CDS encoding neutral zinc metallopeptidase — MRLGKGDRSNVEDRRGLGGTGLKLGIGGTLVLAALSLIFGQDFLSMAGGGSEPASPEQVEQRKAGEAELEGVAVASFNDAQDVWGRALGDRYRASKLVLFWDGTRSGCGDASAAMGPFYCPLDEKVYIDLGFYRELSRRFGAPGEFAQAYVIAHEVGHHVQHVLGIAPKVRAAQERDPSSRNALSIRMELQADCLAGAWASSVGARGQLDPGDIEAGLGAAAAVGDDRIQRKTTGSVNPEAFTHGTAEQRARWFQRGYETATLEACDTFSGGAVAQDGEPRR, encoded by the coding sequence ATGCGGCTCGGGAAAGGCGATCGCTCGAACGTGGAGGACCGCCGCGGGCTCGGCGGGACGGGGCTGAAGCTGGGGATCGGCGGCACGCTCGTCCTCGCGGCGCTGAGCCTCATCTTCGGCCAGGACTTCCTCTCGATGGCCGGCGGCGGCTCGGAGCCGGCCTCGCCCGAGCAGGTCGAGCAGCGCAAGGCAGGGGAGGCGGAGCTCGAGGGCGTGGCGGTCGCGTCCTTCAACGACGCGCAGGACGTCTGGGGGCGCGCGCTGGGGGACCGCTACCGCGCCTCGAAGCTGGTCCTGTTCTGGGACGGGACGCGCTCCGGCTGCGGCGACGCGTCGGCGGCGATGGGTCCGTTCTACTGCCCGCTCGACGAGAAGGTGTACATCGACCTCGGCTTCTACCGCGAGCTCTCGCGGCGCTTCGGCGCTCCCGGCGAGTTCGCGCAGGCCTACGTGATCGCCCACGAGGTCGGCCACCACGTGCAGCACGTCCTGGGGATCGCGCCGAAGGTGCGCGCCGCGCAGGAGCGGGATCCCTCGAGTCGAAACGCGCTCTCGATCCGGATGGAGCTCCAGGCGGACTGTCTGGCCGGCGCCTGGGCCAGCTCGGTCGGCGCCCGGGGTCAGCTCGATCCCGGCGACATCGAAGCCGGCCTCGGCGCCGCCGCGGCGGTGGGAGACGATCGCATCCAGCGGAAGACCACGGGGAGCGTGAACCCCGAGGCCTTCACCCACGGCACGGCTGAGCAGCGCGCGCGCTGGTTCCAGCGCGGCTACGAGACCGCCACCCTGGAGGCGTGCGACACGTTCAGCGGCGGCGCGGTCGCGCAGGACGGCGAGCCGCGGCGGTGA